A genomic segment from Nitrosopumilus sp. K4 encodes:
- the cysC gene encoding adenylyl-sulfate kinase: MKPFVLWMTGLPCSGKTTIVKDLQKDIPNLAMLDGDELREWFSPKDFSKAGRDEHNKKVAHLAKLLLKHGVPSAVSLVSPYIENRENARKIIDSGDQFAEVYVKCSLAKCEERDVKGMYAKARKGEIKGFTGIDDPYEAPTNADLVIDTENEPLSESANKVKDFLKSRNLI, from the coding sequence ATGAAACCTTTTGTTCTTTGGATGACTGGTCTTCCTTGCTCAGGCAAGACTACCATCGTAAAAGATTTGCAAAAAGACATTCCAAATTTGGCAATGCTTGATGGTGATGAACTTAGAGAATGGTTTTCACCAAAAGATTTCTCAAAAGCAGGCAGAGATGAACACAACAAAAAGGTAGCACATTTGGCAAAACTTTTGCTAAAACATGGAGTACCTAGCGCAGTGTCACTGGTTTCACCATACATTGAGAATCGTGAAAATGCTAGAAAAATCATTGATTCAGGTGATCAATTTGCAGAAGTCTACGTTAAGTGTTCTCTAGCAAAATGTGAAGAGAGAGATGTCAAAGGAATGTATGCCAAGGCAAGAAAAGGAGAGATTAAAGGATTTACAGGAATTGATGATCCTTATGAGGCTCCAACAAATGCAGACTTGGTAATAGATACAGAAAATGAACCTCTTTCGGAGAGTGCAAACAAAGTAAAGGATTTTCTAAAATCAAGA